From Actinopolyspora lacussalsi, a single genomic window includes:
- a CDS encoding hypothetical protein (product_source=Hypo-rule applied; pfam=PF04892; transmembrane_helix_parts=Outside_1_9,TMhelix_10_32,Inside_33_118,TMhelix_119_141,Outside_142_155,TMhelix_156_178,Inside_179_190), whose protein sequence is MLEAVIRAVVTPASVAVFVVLALLGAALHGRLARAAGTRKTPTLAATTALAAGTAVTLTPPRGPEFGLSARRIFACPLGWPDSSGLLDLPTPTQSSLNSLVLLPFGICAGLAVRNWLQTAAVVAVILLLPALVEASQGFTLFVRHCSTQDWLDNVSGGLLGLALVLLVRGITVVFTGARHRDGSSIEQRR, encoded by the coding sequence GTGCTCGAAGCCGTGATCCGAGCCGTGGTGACTCCCGCTTCTGTGGCGGTGTTCGTGGTACTGGCGCTGCTGGGGGCCGCGCTGCACGGCAGGCTGGCACGAGCCGCCGGAACGCGAAAGACCCCGACCCTGGCCGCGACGACGGCACTGGCCGCCGGAACGGCGGTGACACTCACGCCGCCGCGCGGACCGGAGTTCGGCCTGTCCGCGCGCCGGATATTCGCCTGCCCACTCGGTTGGCCCGACAGCTCGGGACTGTTGGATCTGCCCACGCCGACCCAGAGCTCGTTGAACTCGCTGGTGCTGCTGCCGTTCGGGATTTGTGCCGGGCTGGCCGTGCGGAATTGGCTGCAAACGGCCGCTGTCGTGGCGGTGATACTGCTGTTGCCCGCCCTGGTGGAGGCCAGTCAGGGATTCACGCTGTTCGTTCGGCACTGCAGCACGCAGGACTGGCTCGACAACGTCAGCGGCGGACTGCTGGGACTGGCGCTGGTGCTGCTCGTGCGAGGGATCACGGTCGTGTTCACCGGTGCACGACACCGCGACGGTTCGAGTATCGAACAACGACGATGA
- a CDS encoding molybdate transport system ATP-binding protein (product_source=KO:K02017; cath_funfam=2.40.50.100,3.40.50.300; cog=COG1118; ko=KO:K02017; pfam=PF00005,PF03459; smart=SM00382; superfamily=50331,52540), whose amino-acid sequence MPDLNDGPDRTDGSGPTDGSELTGDATVPSPANPPGGGEAPEGSGLVAEVRLRHGDFTLELACRVPPGEVLAVLGPNGAGKSTLLTALTGSVRPEQGRIRLADHTWLDTRRRIDVPTHRRGVGLLAQRAMLFPHLTALDNVAFGIRASGSRRKPARRAALEWLRRTEAGDLGDREPSELSGGQAQRVALARALAAEPELLLLDEPLSALDVAAAPAMRGLLHRVLGQQRRPCVLVTHDVLDAVVLADRVLVLDRGAVVEQGSTHRVLSRPRTAFTARIAGLNLITGTATGETVRTPRGRALHGSAAEPTTPGEPAAAVFPPTAVAVHPHAPEGSPRNAIPVRVVGMEPRGDAIRLRGETDPHDSEAALAADITPAAVAELGLRIGDEVFFAVKATEVAIHPVSGG is encoded by the coding sequence GTGCCTGACCTTAACGACGGCCCTGATCGTACCGACGGGTCCGGCCCTACCGACGGTTCCGAGCTCACGGGGGACGCCACCGTGCCCTCCCCGGCGAACCCGCCCGGCGGGGGAGAGGCCCCCGAGGGGAGCGGGCTGGTCGCCGAGGTTCGCCTGCGGCACGGCGATTTCACGCTCGAACTGGCCTGCCGAGTGCCCCCCGGTGAAGTGCTGGCCGTGCTCGGCCCGAACGGGGCGGGCAAGTCCACGCTGCTGACCGCGCTGACCGGCTCCGTTCGCCCGGAACAAGGCAGGATCCGGCTCGCGGACCACACCTGGCTGGACACCCGACGTCGGATCGACGTCCCCACCCACCGCCGCGGCGTCGGACTGCTCGCCCAGCGGGCGATGCTGTTCCCGCACCTCACAGCGCTGGACAACGTGGCATTCGGGATACGCGCCTCGGGCTCCCGGAGGAAACCGGCACGGCGCGCCGCGCTGGAGTGGCTGCGGCGAACCGAGGCCGGCGATCTCGGTGACCGCGAACCGTCCGAGCTTTCCGGCGGACAGGCGCAGCGGGTCGCACTGGCACGGGCGCTGGCTGCCGAGCCCGAACTGTTGCTGCTCGACGAGCCACTGTCCGCGTTGGACGTGGCTGCGGCTCCCGCGATGCGGGGGCTGCTGCACCGGGTGCTGGGGCAGCAGCGACGGCCCTGCGTGCTCGTGACGCACGACGTGCTCGACGCGGTGGTGCTCGCTGACCGGGTTCTGGTGCTCGACCGGGGTGCCGTGGTCGAGCAGGGCAGCACCCACCGGGTGCTGTCCCGCCCCAGGACCGCGTTCACCGCGCGGATCGCCGGTCTCAACCTGATCACCGGCACCGCCACCGGCGAGACCGTACGGACACCGCGGGGCAGGGCGCTCCACGGCAGCGCGGCCGAACCGACCACTCCCGGAGAACCCGCCGCCGCCGTGTTCCCACCGACGGCGGTGGCGGTGCATCCCCACGCGCCCGAGGGGAGTCCGCGCAACGCGATCCCGGTACGGGTGGTCGGTATGGAACCCCGTGGCGACGCGATCAGGCTTCGCGGCGAGACCGACCCGCACGACTCGGAGGCCGCACTGGCCGCCGACATCACCCCCGCCGCCGTCGCCGAACTGGGGCTGCGGATCGGAGACGAGGTTTTTTTCGCGGTCAAGGCCACTGAAGTAGCCATACACCCGGTTTCCGGTGGATGA
- a CDS encoding molybdate transport system substrate-binding protein (product_source=KO:K02020; cath_funfam=3.40.190.10; cleavage_site_network=SignalP-noTM; cog=COG0725; ko=KO:K02020; pfam=PF13531; superfamily=53850; tigrfam=TIGR01256; transmembrane_helix_parts=Inside_1_6,TMhelix_7_29,Outside_30_254) produces MNRTPRGAAPTAVLVVLLSLLSGCGAASGDRNTLTVLAAASLTEPFREIGDEFSKRAPEVDIRFNFQGSSLLAEQIRQGSGGDVFASANTDMMARVRGADALAGEPHTFATNQLAIVVPPGNPAGVESLADLTDSDTSLVVCAPRVPCGSATEQVESASGVRLDPVSEESDVKNVLHKVVAGEADAGLVYVTDAGSAGDEVEAIDFPTSDEVTNEYPIARLAAAEHPELAGRFVEFVRGERGQRILGEYGFGAP; encoded by the coding sequence ATGAACCGCACGCCTCGCGGCGCGGCTCCGACGGCGGTGCTGGTGGTCCTGCTGTCCCTGCTCAGTGGCTGCGGTGCCGCGTCGGGCGATCGGAACACCCTGACGGTACTGGCCGCGGCCTCACTGACCGAACCCTTCCGCGAGATCGGCGACGAGTTCTCGAAGCGCGCCCCCGAAGTCGACATCCGGTTCAACTTCCAGGGCTCCTCGCTGCTGGCGGAGCAGATCAGGCAGGGCAGCGGCGGTGACGTGTTCGCCTCCGCGAACACCGACATGATGGCCAGGGTCCGCGGGGCCGACGCGCTCGCGGGTGAACCCCACACCTTCGCCACCAACCAACTGGCCATAGTGGTCCCGCCGGGCAATCCGGCGGGAGTCGAGTCGCTCGCCGACCTCACCGACTCCGACACCTCGCTCGTCGTCTGCGCCCCGCGGGTGCCGTGCGGTTCGGCCACCGAACAGGTCGAGTCCGCCTCCGGCGTGCGGCTCGACCCGGTCAGTGAGGAGAGCGACGTCAAGAACGTGCTGCACAAGGTCGTCGCGGGTGAGGCCGACGCCGGACTCGTCTACGTCACCGACGCCGGTTCCGCTGGTGACGAGGTCGAGGCGATCGACTTCCCGACCTCCGACGAGGTGACCAACGAGTACCCGATCGCCCGCCTGGCCGCGGCGGAGCACCCGGAACTCGCCGGCCGGTTCGTCGAATTCGTGCGCGGTGAACGGGGACAGCGGATCCTCGGCGAGTACGGCTTCGGTGCGCCGTGA
- a CDS encoding molybdopterin converting factor small subunit (product_source=COG1977; cath_funfam=3.10.20.30; cog=COG1977; superfamily=54285) translates to MMDDRQETQLVPPDPPPTGSAAATTVAVRVRYFAGARAAAGVAEETLRVSPSAVDVPVSAADVVRAVLATHEEPLARVVGACGFLLDGVAVRDETVSVPDGAEFDVLPPFAGG, encoded by the coding sequence ATGATGGACGACCGGCAGGAAACACAGCTCGTCCCACCGGATCCCCCGCCGACGGGCTCCGCCGCGGCGACGACGGTCGCGGTGCGGGTGCGGTACTTCGCGGGTGCCCGTGCGGCGGCCGGGGTCGCGGAGGAGACGCTGCGGGTGAGCCCGAGCGCCGTTGACGTGCCGGTGTCCGCGGCCGACGTGGTCCGAGCCGTGCTGGCAACGCACGAGGAACCGTTGGCCCGGGTCGTCGGAGCGTGCGGTTTCCTGCTCGACGGGGTGGCCGTGCGGGACGAGACCGTGTCGGTTCCGGACGGGGCCGAGTTCGACGTGTTGCCACCGTTCGCGGGCGGCTGA
- a CDS encoding molybdopterin-binding protein (product_source=TIGR00638; cath_funfam=2.40.50.100; cog=COG3585; pfam=PF03459,PF12728; superfamily=50331; tigrfam=TIGR00638,TIGR01764), whose protein sequence is MPQYRVSEVAELLGVSDDTVRRWVDAQQLPAESDGSGRLVVEGSALAGFARARARAARDPSGIERSARNRFVGLVTEVTSDTVMSQVELQCGSQRVVSLLSTEAVTDLGLRPGVLAVAVVKSTAVVIETPGGGQ, encoded by the coding sequence GTGCCGCAATATCGTGTTTCCGAGGTAGCGGAACTGCTCGGCGTCAGCGACGACACCGTTCGACGCTGGGTGGACGCGCAGCAACTGCCCGCCGAGTCGGACGGTTCCGGTCGCCTGGTGGTCGAGGGCTCGGCGCTGGCCGGGTTCGCCCGCGCCAGAGCCAGAGCCGCCCGTGACCCCTCCGGGATCGAGCGCTCCGCGCGCAACCGCTTCGTCGGGCTGGTCACCGAGGTCACCTCGGACACCGTCATGTCGCAGGTCGAGCTCCAGTGCGGGTCCCAGCGGGTGGTTTCGCTGTTGAGCACCGAAGCGGTGACCGACCTCGGGCTCCGCCCGGGGGTGCTGGCGGTGGCCGTGGTCAAGTCCACCGCCGTGGTAATCGAGACCCCCGGAGGTGGGCAATGA
- a CDS encoding uncharacterized membrane protein YccF (DUF307 family) (product_source=COG3304; cog=COG3304; pfam=PF03733; superfamily=81321; transmembrane_helix_parts=Inside_1_6,TMhelix_7_41,Outside_42_60,TMhelix_61_83,Inside_84_89,TMhelix_90_112,Outside_113_133), translating into MRLLLNIVWLVLSGLWMALGYVFAGILLCVTIIGIPFGIASFRMANFALWPFGRRLVDEHGSGAFSAIGNVLWIILAGWWLALGHITTGVAMCLTIIGIPLGVASFKLVPVSLVPFGKRIVDTDDAHALVPRR; encoded by the coding sequence ATGCGACTGCTTCTCAACATCGTCTGGCTGGTGCTCAGCGGCCTCTGGATGGCGCTCGGCTACGTCTTCGCCGGGATACTGCTGTGCGTGACGATCATCGGCATCCCGTTCGGCATCGCCTCGTTCCGGATGGCGAACTTCGCGCTGTGGCCCTTCGGTCGGCGACTGGTCGACGAACACGGCTCGGGGGCGTTCTCGGCGATCGGCAACGTGCTGTGGATCATCCTGGCAGGCTGGTGGCTGGCGCTGGGACACATCACCACGGGAGTGGCGATGTGCCTGACGATCATCGGGATCCCGCTGGGTGTCGCCAGCTTCAAGCTCGTCCCCGTCTCGCTGGTGCCGTTCGGCAAGCGGATCGTGGACACCGACGACGCCCACGCGCTGGTGCCGCGTCGGTGA
- a CDS encoding LysM repeat protein (product_source=COG1388; cath_funfam=3.10.350.10; cleavage_site_network=SignalP-noTM; cog=COG1388; pfam=PF01476,PF06737; smart=SM00257; superfamily=53955,54106; transmembrane_helix_parts=Inside_1_20,TMhelix_21_43,Outside_44_227), with product MARYKGKHRKSSNFTRNAARVAVAGAVVATPLAVAAPASAADWDELAQCESSGDWHINTGNGFYGGLQFTPSTWSAFGGDQYAPNAHQASRAEQIAIAKKVLAQQGPGAWPGCTAKTNWVSGSTGNEGTVSEDSAAQEQAAAPQKSAPKQESAPKQEQPAETESDSGQQSQQSTVRSNGADYTVRSGDTLSEIGQRFGVNYQDIYERNSDVLESADLIFPGQQLDIR from the coding sequence ATGGCTCGTTACAAGGGCAAGCACCGTAAGTCGTCGAATTTCACTCGCAACGCCGCCAGGGTGGCCGTCGCGGGTGCTGTGGTGGCCACGCCGCTCGCGGTCGCCGCTCCGGCCAGTGCCGCGGACTGGGACGAGCTCGCCCAGTGCGAGTCCAGCGGTGACTGGCACATCAACACCGGCAACGGTTTCTACGGCGGCCTGCAGTTCACCCCTTCGACGTGGTCGGCCTTCGGCGGTGACCAGTACGCCCCGAACGCCCACCAGGCCAGCCGTGCCGAGCAGATCGCCATCGCCAAGAAGGTACTGGCCCAGCAGGGTCCCGGTGCCTGGCCGGGCTGCACCGCCAAGACCAACTGGGTCAGCGGCAGCACCGGGAACGAGGGCACCGTCTCCGAGGACTCCGCCGCCCAGGAGCAGGCAGCCGCGCCGCAGAAATCCGCCCCGAAACAGGAATCCGCCCCGAAACAGGAGCAGCCCGCCGAGACCGAGTCGGACTCCGGGCAGCAGTCCCAGCAGTCCACGGTGCGCTCGAACGGCGCCGACTACACCGTCCGCTCCGGCGACACGCTGAGCGAGATCGGTCAGCGGTTCGGCGTGAACTACCAGGACATCTACGAGCGCAACAGCGACGTCCTGGAGAGCGCCGACCTGATCTTCCCGGGTCAGCAGCTCGACATCCGCTGA
- a CDS encoding NagD protein (product_source=KO:K02566; cath_funfam=3.40.50.1000; cog=COG0647; ko=KO:K02566; pfam=PF13242,PF13344; superfamily=56784; tigrfam=TIGR01457): MTEISPWTYLMDMDGVLVHEEHMVPGANEFLADLHEHGLPFMVFTNNSVYTRRDLRARLQRSGLDVPESSIWTSALATAQFLDQQRPGGSAYVVGESGLTTALHDIGYVLTDRDPDYVVLGETRTYSFEAITKAIRLVEGGARFIATNPDEKGPSREGTLPATGAVAALIERVTGREPYYIGKPNPLMMRSALRELKAHSENTLMIGDRMDTDVRSGLESGLQTILVLSGISDRDTAEHFPYRPTKVIDSVADLAGRVANPFD, encoded by the coding sequence GTGACTGAGATATCCCCCTGGACCTACCTGATGGACATGGACGGCGTGCTGGTGCACGAGGAACACATGGTTCCCGGTGCGAACGAGTTCCTCGCCGACCTGCACGAACACGGGCTCCCCTTCATGGTGTTCACCAACAACTCCGTCTACACCAGGCGAGACCTGCGGGCGCGGCTGCAACGCAGCGGGTTGGACGTGCCGGAGTCGTCGATCTGGACCTCCGCGCTGGCCACCGCGCAGTTCCTGGACCAGCAGCGCCCCGGTGGCTCCGCCTACGTGGTGGGCGAGTCCGGACTGACCACGGCGCTGCACGACATCGGCTACGTGCTCACCGACCGCGACCCCGACTACGTGGTGCTCGGCGAGACCCGCACCTACAGCTTCGAGGCGATCACCAAGGCCATCCGGCTCGTCGAGGGCGGTGCCCGGTTCATCGCGACCAACCCGGACGAGAAGGGACCCAGCCGGGAGGGAACGCTGCCCGCCACGGGAGCGGTCGCCGCGCTCATCGAGCGGGTGACCGGGCGCGAGCCCTACTACATCGGCAAACCGAACCCGCTGATGATGCGTTCGGCGCTGCGGGAGCTCAAGGCCCACTCGGAGAACACCCTGATGATCGGTGACCGGATGGACACCGATGTCCGCTCCGGACTGGAGTCGGGGTTGCAGACCATCCTGGTGCTGTCCGGAATCTCGGACCGCGACACCGCCGAGCACTTCCCGTACCGCCCCACCAAGGTCATCGACTCCGTGGCGGACCTGGCCGGGCGGGTGGCCAACCCCTTCGACTGA
- a CDS encoding putative PhzF superfamily epimerase YddE/YHI9 (product_source=COG0384; cath_funfam=3.10.310.10; cog=COG0384; pfam=PF02567; superfamily=54506) → MRSYLVDSFTDTPFSGNPAAVVLLDEPADPAWMQAVASEFNQAETAFVVTGVDEHSAKPLRWFSPTTEVDLCGHATLATAHVLGGSQRFDTRGGELRCEVAADGTVEMDFPLRPNEPVEDVPVVAALGDVAPERVIAVARSDTDLLVHLDDAGLVRELRPDLSEVLRIAERGVIVTAASDRPEVDFVSRFFAPAVGAPEDHVTGSAHCSLAPWWAERLGRTELVGEQASARGGTVRARLEGRRVTLGGRAVTVLDGTLAA, encoded by the coding sequence ATGCGGAGCTACCTCGTCGACTCCTTCACCGACACCCCCTTCAGCGGCAATCCGGCGGCGGTCGTGCTGCTCGACGAACCCGCCGATCCGGCCTGGATGCAAGCGGTGGCGTCCGAGTTCAACCAGGCCGAGACCGCGTTCGTGGTCACCGGGGTCGACGAGCACTCCGCGAAACCACTGCGCTGGTTCAGCCCCACCACCGAAGTGGACCTCTGCGGGCACGCCACGCTCGCCACCGCCCACGTGCTCGGTGGTTCGCAGCGGTTCGACACCCGCGGCGGTGAGCTGCGCTGCGAAGTGGCCGCTGACGGCACGGTGGAGATGGACTTTCCGCTGCGACCGAACGAACCCGTCGAGGACGTCCCCGTCGTGGCCGCGCTCGGCGATGTCGCCCCCGAGCGGGTGATCGCCGTGGCCCGCAGCGACACCGATCTGCTGGTTCACCTCGACGACGCGGGACTGGTGCGCGAGCTGCGCCCCGACCTCTCGGAAGTACTGCGGATCGCCGAGCGCGGGGTGATCGTCACCGCCGCGAGCGACCGGCCGGAGGTGGATTTCGTCAGCAGGTTCTTCGCTCCCGCCGTGGGAGCGCCCGAGGATCACGTGACGGGCTCGGCCCACTGTTCGCTGGCGCCCTGGTGGGCGGAGCGGCTGGGACGCACGGAGTTGGTGGGTGAGCAGGCATCGGCACGCGGCGGAACGGTGCGGGCCCGGCTGGAAGGTCGGCGGGTAACGCTGGGAGGCCGTGCGGTGACCGTGCTGGATGGAACCCTCGCGGCGTGA
- a CDS encoding molybdate transport system permease protein (product_source=KO:K02018; cath_funfam=1.10.3720.10; cog=COG4149; ko=KO:K02018; pfam=PF00528; superfamily=161098; tigrfam=TIGR01581; transmembrane_helix_parts=Inside_1_6,TMhelix_7_29,Outside_30_50,TMhelix_51_73,Inside_74_84,TMhelix_85_107,Outside_108_121,TMhelix_122_144,Inside_145_175,TMhelix_176_198,Outside_199_230,TMhelix_231_250,Inside_251_259) yields the protein MGVPLPLRLPALLALALIVLPVLGLFARIDPGRLPALLTSSTALTALELSVRTALTATVLALLLGGPLAVVLARSRFPGLRFVRGCVLLPLVLPPVVGGLALLYLLGRTGSLGGPLRDWFGLTLPYTTTAVVLAQTFVAMPFLVVSLEGALRAAGTEYERVSATLGAGPWLTFRRVTLPMLLPPLGSGLVLTFARALGEFGATITFAGSLRGTTRTLPLAIYTEAQADVDAAVAMSLLLVAIALLVILVARPKAVEGRA from the coding sequence GTGGGGGTCCCCCTGCCGCTGCGGCTTCCCGCCCTGCTGGCGCTGGCGCTGATCGTGCTGCCGGTGCTCGGGCTGTTCGCCCGTATCGACCCCGGACGGTTGCCCGCGCTGCTCACCAGCTCGACCGCGCTGACCGCGCTGGAGCTGTCGGTGCGGACCGCGCTGACGGCGACCGTGCTGGCACTGCTGCTCGGCGGACCGCTGGCCGTGGTGCTGGCGCGTTCCCGCTTTCCCGGGCTGCGATTCGTGCGCGGGTGCGTGCTGCTGCCGCTGGTGCTGCCCCCGGTGGTCGGCGGGCTGGCACTGCTCTACCTGCTGGGCCGCACCGGCTCCCTCGGCGGACCGCTGCGCGACTGGTTCGGACTGACCCTGCCGTACACCACCACCGCCGTGGTGCTGGCGCAGACCTTCGTCGCCATGCCGTTCCTGGTGGTGAGCCTGGAAGGAGCGCTGCGCGCGGCGGGAACCGAGTACGAGCGGGTCTCGGCCACCCTGGGGGCCGGGCCGTGGCTGACCTTCCGGCGCGTCACACTGCCCATGCTGCTTCCCCCGCTGGGGTCCGGCCTGGTACTGACCTTCGCACGCGCGCTCGGCGAGTTCGGGGCCACCATCACCTTCGCGGGGAGCCTGCGCGGCACCACACGGACGCTGCCGCTGGCCATCTACACCGAAGCGCAGGCCGACGTGGATGCCGCCGTGGCGATGTCGTTGCTGCTGGTGGCCATCGCCCTGTTGGTCATCCTCGTCGCCCGACCGAAGGCGGTGGAAGGACGTGCCTGA
- a CDS encoding cyclic pyranopterin phosphate synthase (product_source=KO:K03639; cath_funfam=3.20.20.70; cog=COG2896; ko=KO:K03639; pfam=PF04055,PF06463,PF13353; smart=SM00729; superfamily=102114; tigrfam=TIGR02666) — translation MTSVDLGIPVARRTIDTSARPDTPYLVDRFGRIATDLRVSLIDKCNLRCTYCMPAEGLPWMKRSEMLDTGEMIRLIELAVRELGVTNVRFTGGEPLLRQDLVDIITATSELPRAPKTSLTTNGINLGRFADQLATAGLDRVNISLDTLDRETFHRLTRRDRFDDVLDGLRAAKESGLEPVKVNAVLLRNTNDHEACDLLRFCLERDYQLRFIEQMPLDPQHGWDREEMITADEILRMLGEEFTLTPYSAERGSAPAERWLVDGGPATVGVIGSVTRPFCATCDRTRLTADGQLRSCLFSQTETNLREPMREGADNEELARLWRETMWAKAAGHGMDEEGFAQPSRPMSSIGG, via the coding sequence GTGACTTCCGTGGACCTGGGCATCCCGGTCGCCCGCCGGACGATCGACACGTCGGCGCGTCCGGATACGCCGTACCTGGTCGACCGCTTCGGACGGATCGCGACCGACCTGCGGGTGTCCCTGATAGACAAGTGCAATCTGCGCTGCACCTACTGCATGCCCGCCGAGGGCTTGCCGTGGATGAAGCGCTCCGAGATGCTCGACACCGGGGAGATGATCCGGCTCATCGAGCTCGCGGTACGCGAACTCGGGGTGACCAACGTGCGCTTCACCGGTGGTGAACCGCTGCTGCGGCAGGACCTGGTGGACATCATCACCGCCACCAGCGAGTTGCCGCGGGCTCCCAAGACCTCGCTGACCACCAACGGCATCAACCTGGGCAGGTTCGCCGACCAGCTGGCCACGGCGGGGCTCGACCGAGTGAACATCTCGCTGGACACCCTGGACCGGGAGACGTTCCACCGGCTGACGCGCCGGGACCGGTTCGACGACGTGCTGGACGGACTGCGTGCGGCCAAGGAGTCCGGACTGGAACCGGTGAAGGTCAACGCCGTACTGCTGCGGAACACCAACGATCACGAGGCCTGCGATCTGCTGCGGTTCTGCCTGGAACGGGACTACCAGCTGCGGTTCATCGAACAGATGCCGCTGGATCCGCAACACGGCTGGGACCGCGAGGAGATGATCACCGCGGACGAGATCCTGCGGATGCTGGGTGAGGAGTTCACCCTCACCCCGTACAGCGCCGAACGCGGTTCGGCTCCGGCCGAACGCTGGCTCGTCGACGGCGGCCCCGCGACGGTCGGAGTGATCGGCTCGGTCACCAGGCCGTTCTGCGCCACGTGCGACCGCACCAGGCTGACGGCCGACGGGCAGCTGCGCTCCTGCCTGTTCTCGCAGACCGAGACCAACCTGCGCGAACCGATGCGGGAGGGCGCCGACAACGAGGAACTCGCCCGACTGTGGCGAGAGACCATGTGGGCCAAGGCCGCGGGGCACGGCATGGACGAGGAGGGCTTCGCGCAGCCTTCCCGCCCGATGAGCTCGATCGGCGGTTAG